A stretch of Streptomyces vietnamensis DNA encodes these proteins:
- a CDS encoding ATP-binding protein: MSADIPAGAPPVLRVHLLGGFRVDRDGGPPLSERWPRPSARTLVKLLAVSPGHSLHREQALEICWPDADPQAALGSLRVALHAARRAIEPELAPRAASSYLTGEGALLRLDPRTVRIDADEAEALAEAALADGGRAGLAAAVEAFTGDLLPEDRYAPWAEARRERLSALRERTLVALAAAHLAADCPEEAVAAAEQVLLAAPAEEEAHRLLIEAYVRQGLRRRAVAQYHLCREALDAEFGVRPGPETERLHRAALATPPPASRSVGPALPAVVRRPPGTPLRGRDELLARLLAAGSPPVLLLTGEAGLGKTRLAGEAARRAAAEGTAVLWGAGHDAEGHTPYGPFAEALDGWLAGRPTAERARTGSEYPELAALLPSLGRVPAGSGRSPEEERDRLFRATAGLLGELEAERPVMVVLDDLHAGDAGSFQLLGHLARRARESGRAWRFLATVRPEELPAADPRRQVLDLLLRQSLAGAVELPRLSREACLALTADALGTGTPVPERVWELSLGNPLFALELARAVRDGDGRAGAPEGVRQLVAERLARLGPAARRVVDAVAVAGQDAALTEVLDVARRGGHPRLSAAEATEAVEAAVAASVVEERQVVSEGRPVAGLAFRHPLVRLTCYEGLSAARRRLLHSAYAEAVLRRRPEAVDTLAAHLTRADDPRATGYLRQAAERAAALYANDTADRYYAELTDRLDALAADSARARIDRSAVLRRLGRFEEAARLLGEALEELGRHGTRTAGSWRRHGSRSSCRRRGARRTASGCSTPARPVRTRRRRWRAPTIWPAGCCVSSRAGTRRASPPRGPRRTRRRR; the protein is encoded by the coding sequence ATGAGCGCAGACATACCAGCGGGCGCACCTCCGGTGCTGCGGGTACACCTCCTCGGCGGGTTCCGGGTGGACCGGGACGGTGGGCCGCCGCTCTCCGAACGGTGGCCGCGCCCGAGCGCCCGGACGCTGGTGAAGCTGCTCGCGGTCTCCCCCGGGCACAGTCTCCACCGTGAGCAGGCGCTGGAGATCTGCTGGCCGGACGCGGATCCGCAGGCGGCGCTCGGCAGTCTGCGGGTGGCGCTCCACGCGGCCCGCCGGGCGATCGAGCCCGAGTTGGCGCCCCGGGCGGCGTCCTCCTATCTGACGGGCGAGGGCGCGCTGCTGCGCCTCGATCCGCGGACGGTACGGATCGACGCCGACGAGGCCGAGGCCCTCGCGGAGGCGGCGCTCGCCGACGGCGGGCGCGCCGGACTCGCGGCCGCCGTGGAGGCGTTCACGGGCGACCTGCTGCCCGAGGACCGGTACGCGCCCTGGGCGGAGGCCCGCCGCGAGCGGCTGTCCGCCCTGCGGGAACGCACCCTGGTCGCCCTTGCCGCCGCCCATCTGGCGGCCGACTGCCCCGAGGAGGCGGTGGCGGCGGCCGAGCAGGTCCTGCTGGCGGCCCCCGCCGAGGAGGAGGCGCACCGGCTCCTGATCGAGGCGTACGTCCGGCAGGGGCTGCGCCGCCGGGCGGTCGCCCAGTACCACCTGTGCCGGGAGGCGCTGGACGCGGAGTTCGGCGTGCGGCCCGGGCCGGAGACCGAGCGGCTGCACCGGGCGGCGCTCGCCACTCCCCCACCTGCCTCCCGGTCGGTGGGGCCCGCGCTGCCGGCCGTGGTGCGCCGGCCGCCCGGCACTCCGCTGCGCGGCCGGGACGAGCTCCTCGCCCGACTGCTCGCCGCCGGCTCCCCGCCCGTACTGCTGCTCACCGGGGAGGCCGGGCTCGGCAAGACCCGACTGGCCGGGGAGGCGGCCCGGCGGGCGGCCGCCGAGGGCACGGCCGTGCTGTGGGGGGCGGGCCACGACGCGGAGGGGCACACGCCGTACGGCCCGTTCGCCGAGGCGCTGGACGGCTGGCTTGCCGGCCGGCCGACGGCGGAGCGGGCCAGGACGGGGTCGGAGTATCCCGAACTGGCGGCGCTCCTGCCGTCCTTGGGGCGGGTGCCCGCCGGGAGTGGGCGCAGTCCCGAGGAGGAGCGGGACCGGTTGTTCCGGGCGACGGCGGGGCTGCTCGGTGAACTGGAGGCGGAGCGGCCCGTGATGGTGGTGCTGGACGACCTCCACGCGGGGGACGCGGGCTCGTTCCAGCTCCTCGGCCATCTTGCCCGCCGGGCAAGGGAGTCCGGAAGGGCTTGGCGATTTCTCGCCACTGTCCGCCCGGAGGAACTTCCCGCGGCCGACCCGCGCCGCCAGGTCCTCGACCTGCTGCTCCGCCAGTCGCTCGCGGGCGCGGTCGAACTTCCCCGGCTCTCCCGCGAGGCCTGTCTGGCGCTGACGGCCGACGCGCTGGGCACCGGGACCCCCGTCCCCGAGCGGGTGTGGGAACTGTCCCTCGGCAATCCGCTGTTCGCGCTCGAACTGGCCCGTGCGGTCCGGGACGGGGACGGCCGGGCCGGCGCCCCGGAGGGCGTGCGCCAGCTGGTGGCCGAGCGCCTCGCCCGGCTCGGCCCCGCGGCCCGCCGGGTGGTCGACGCGGTCGCGGTCGCCGGTCAGGACGCGGCCCTCACCGAGGTCCTCGACGTGGCCCGGCGCGGCGGGCATCCGCGGCTCTCGGCGGCCGAGGCCACGGAGGCCGTGGAGGCGGCCGTCGCCGCCTCGGTGGTCGAGGAGCGGCAGGTCGTCTCCGAGGGCCGGCCGGTCGCCGGACTCGCCTTCCGCCACCCGCTGGTGCGGCTCACCTGCTACGAGGGCCTGTCGGCGGCCCGGCGACGACTGCTGCACTCGGCGTACGCAGAGGCGGTGCTCCGCCGCCGCCCGGAGGCCGTGGACACGCTGGCCGCCCATCTGACCCGGGCGGACGATCCGCGCGCCACCGGCTATCTGCGGCAGGCCGCCGAGCGGGCGGCGGCGCTCTACGCCAACGACACGGCCGACCGCTACTACGCCGAACTCACCGACCGGCTCGACGCCCTGGCCGCCGACTCCGCCCGGGCTCGGATCGACCGCAGCGCCGTGCTGCGCCGCCTCGGCCGGTTCGAGGAGGCGGCGCGGCTGCTCGGCGAGGCGCTGGAGGAGCTGGGCCGGCACGGGACGCGGACGGCCGGGTCCTGGCGGCGGCACGGCTCGCGGAGCTCATGCCGAAGACGCGGGGCACGGAGGACGGCTTCCGGCTGCTCGACTCCTGCCCGCCCGGTCCGGACACGCCGGCGGCGGTGGCGAGCGCCCACCATCTGGCCCGCGGGGTGCTGTGTTTCGTCGCGGGCCGGTACGAGGAGGGCGTCGCCGCCGCGCGGGCCGCGGAGGACACGGCGCAGGCGGTGA
- a CDS encoding class F sortase encodes MAPRRSRFTRRQRRLLRLTRTVVVTAALVTGGVWWAGDGEPADPPLAAGPATHGRAGATAGAPAALDHKAKPRTLPKAAASPRAAAMPAPLARSRPVTVAVPAITIEAPVIELALDASGQLGTPPADDPRVVGWYAKGPTPGERGTAVVVGHRDTRTGPAVFLNLDSLSAGNTVRVARADGKVAVFTVDRVRTYAKSDFPDKEVYGDTGRPELRLLTCGGAFDRGKGYEANIVVFAHLTEIAQKI; translated from the coding sequence ATGGCGCCGCGTAGGTCCCGCTTCACGCGCAGGCAGCGGCGCCTGCTCCGGCTCACCAGGACCGTGGTGGTGACCGCGGCCCTGGTGACCGGGGGCGTCTGGTGGGCCGGTGACGGGGAGCCGGCCGATCCGCCGCTCGCCGCCGGCCCCGCCACCCACGGCCGGGCCGGGGCGACGGCCGGAGCGCCCGCCGCCCTGGACCACAAGGCGAAGCCCCGCACGCTGCCCAAGGCCGCGGCATCGCCGCGGGCCGCGGCGATGCCCGCGCCGCTGGCCCGTTCGCGTCCCGTCACCGTGGCCGTACCGGCCATCACCATCGAGGCCCCGGTGATCGAGCTCGCACTCGACGCCTCGGGACAGCTCGGCACACCGCCCGCCGACGATCCCCGGGTCGTCGGCTGGTACGCCAAGGGGCCCACCCCCGGCGAGCGCGGGACCGCCGTCGTCGTCGGCCACCGCGACACCCGCACCGGGCCCGCCGTCTTCCTCAACCTCGACTCGCTCAGCGCCGGCAACACCGTCCGGGTCGCCCGCGCCGACGGCAAGGTCGCCGTCTTCACGGTCGACCGCGTCCGGACGTACGCCAAGAGCGACTTCCCCGACAAGGAGGTGTACGGAGACACCGGACGGCCCGAACTGCGGCTGCTCACCTGCGGTGGAGCCTTCGACCGCGGCAAGGGCTACGAGGCGAACATCGTCGTCTTCGCCCATCTCACCGAGATCGCCCAGAAGATCTGA